In Aricia agestis chromosome 14, ilAriAges1.1, whole genome shotgun sequence, one genomic interval encodes:
- the LOC121733515 gene encoding serine/threonine-protein kinase PAK 3-like, whose translation MTGRSGRGVFGKLFSKKQANRDDRVTEIGMPTNVQQHIHVSMNSETGMLEGLPSSWLRQLNAQISPAEQNENPNAAIQAVAFHYFHALKKEQAENEPCKQIVTAEAITKEELEMKKFLAKKNAHQSQDSDISMGQSSEEDVTSSSDTISQRQTMPVAPVKNSLKKKDAMMDLTAGITDLTLIGTEPEESPILRKKELMNSTLTDEEIYEELRRICNKDDPYVRFDRIKQLGAGASGVVYIAIDNTDNSRVAIKDIDLTKQNKKDLILNEINVLKGFNHKNLVNFLDAFLSDDHLWVAMELLDGGSLTDVVTEVVMKEGQIAAVCRETLQAIAFLHSKGTIHRDIKSDNVLLAMDGSVKVTDFGFCANIVGDEKRQTLVGTPYWMAPEVVTRKQYGKKVDVWSLGIMAIEMIEGEPPYMKEAPIKALYLIAAVGRPKIPRWEKLSPAFQDFLDKCLQVDADERATADELLRHPFLECAMELRTLTPLIKAAQKILHKNYD comes from the exons ATGACGGGACGTTCGGGCCGCGGTGTATTCGGGAAGCTCTTCTCCAAGAAGCAGGCGAACCGGGACGACAGGGTCACCGAGATAGGGATGCCCACAAACGTGCAGCAACACATACACGTGAGTATGAACTCGGAAACGGGCATGCTGGAGGGCCTGCCGTCGTCGTGGTTGAGGCAACTGAACGCACAAATATCGCCCGCGGAACAAAATGAGAACCCCAATGCGGCCATCCAGGCCGTCGCCTTCCACTACTTCCACGCGCTAAAGAAGGAGCAGGCTGAAAATGAGCCATGCAAGCAGATCGTCACAGCGGAGGCGATCACGAAGGAGGAGTTGGAAATGAAGAAGTTCCTGGCTAAAAAGAATGCTCACCAAAGTCAAGACTCGGACATATCCATGGGTCAGAGCAGCGAGGAGGATGTCACATCCTCCTCGGACACGATATCCCAGCGGCAGACCATGCCGGTCGCACCTGTTAAGAATAGCTTAAAGAAGAAGGATGCGATGATGGACTTGACGGCGGGTATCACAGATCTTACCTTGATTGGCACCGAGCCAGAGGAAAGTCCAATATTGAGAAAGAAGGAGCTTATGAACTCCACCTTAACGGATGAGGAAATATATGAGGAGTTGAGGAGGATTTGTAACAAAGATGATCCCTATGTCCGTTTTGACAGGATCAAACAACTTGGTGCAGGAGCCTCAG GTGTAGTGTATATCGCAATAGACAACACAGACAATTCGAGAGTCGCGATCAAAGACATAGACTTGACGAAGCAGAATAAGAAAGATCTCATATTGAACGAGATCAATGTGCTAAAGGGATTCAACCATAAGAACCTCGTCAACTTCCTAGATGCATTCCTAAGTGATGACCATCTATGGGTAGCCATGGAGTTACTAGATGGGGGGTCGCTAACAGACGTGGTCACCGAAGTAGTGATGAAGGAGGGGCAAATTGCCGCCGTATGCAGAGAGACCTTACAAGCCATCGCATTCCTCCACTCCAAAGGAACGATACATAGGGACATCAAATCTGACAACGTCCTTCTGGCTATGGATGGCAGTGTGAAAGTTACAGACTTCGGGTTCTGTGCGAACATAGTCGGCGACGAGAAAAGACAGACTCTAGTCGGCACTCCTTATTGGATGGCGCCAGAGGTGGTAACAAGAAAGCAATATGGGAAAAAAGTTGACGTATGGTCGCTAGGTATAATGGCCATAGAGATGATAGAGGGTGAACCGCCATATATGAAGGAGGCGCCCATCAAAGCGTTGTACTTGATCGCAGCAGTAGGCAGACCAAAGATACCGCGATGGGAGAAGCTGTCGCCGGCTTTCCAAGACTTCTTAGACAAATGTTTGCAAGTGGATGCCGATGAAAGAGCTACTGCTGATGAACTGCTACGGCACCCTTTCCTGGAGTGTGCGATGGAACTGAGAACCCTCACCCCGCTCATCAAAGCCGCACAGAAAATT